In the Clostridium beijerinckii genome, one interval contains:
- a CDS encoding membrane protein: MQNIIKNTTVNEAAVIAKRKLSAQFFKKGITIALFSGLMYGFYSAFLTLGMTKGVWGDWTGVNSAGLSAFVITYLLGALGSAVNDVCSAVWAVIYAIIKGKFGDFLRCINTTPGRVMMLAALIGGPIASTAYVIGLQMAGSIVIPITALCPAIGAILGRILFKQELNKRMILGIAICVCASFMIGSTGITGDAPKGMLLGICIAFIAALGWGFEGCVAGYGTSMIDSEIGITIRQATAGLSNLIIFIPILGMIAGGVNISAGLVAQAFTSGSAMIWFAASGLCAFISFMTWYKGNSMCGAALGMACNGTYSFWGPFCCWILLGVIFGIDGWSLPPIAWGAAVLMIVGILVIAMNPLDLFRKKEVR, translated from the coding sequence ATGCAAAATATTATAAAAAATACCACAGTTAATGAAGCTGCAGTTATTGCAAAAAGGAAATTATCGGCACAATTTTTTAAAAAGGGTATTACAATAGCTTTATTTTCAGGTCTCATGTATGGATTCTACTCAGCATTTCTAACTTTGGGGATGACTAAAGGAGTTTGGGGAGATTGGACAGGAGTAAATTCAGCTGGTTTATCAGCTTTTGTTATTACGTATTTATTAGGGGCACTTGGAAGTGCAGTAAATGATGTTTGCAGCGCTGTATGGGCAGTGATTTATGCAATTATTAAAGGTAAGTTTGGAGATTTCTTAAGATGTATTAATACTACCCCGGGGCGTGTAATGATGTTAGCAGCTCTTATAGGAGGACCTATTGCTAGCACGGCTTATGTTATTGGGCTTCAGATGGCAGGGTCAATAGTTATTCCTATTACTGCCCTTTGTCCAGCTATTGGTGCTATTTTAGGTAGAATTTTATTCAAGCAGGAATTAAATAAACGTATGATATTGGGTATTGCTATCTGTGTTTGTGCAAGCTTTATGATTGGAAGTACAGGTATTACAGGGGATGCACCAAAAGGTATGCTATTAGGTATTTGCATTGCTTTCATCGCGGCTCTTGGATGGGGTTTTGAAGGTTGTGTAGCTGGCTATGGTACATCTATGATTGATTCAGAGATAGGTATTACCATTCGTCAGGCAACAGCAGGTCTTTCAAATTTAATTATATTCATTCCTATTTTAGGGATGATAGCAGGTGGAGTTAATATTTCAGCAGGGCTTGTGGCTCAAGCATTTACAAGTGGTTCTGCTATGATTTGGTTTGCTGCAAGTGGCCTTTGTGCATTTATTTCATTTATGACATGGTATAAAGGCAATAGTATGTGTGGTGCTGCACTTGGTATGGCTTGTAATGGTACATATTCATTCTGGGGACCATTTTGCTGTTGGATATTACTTGGTGTAATCTTTGGAATAGATGGATGGTCTCTACCTCCAATCGCTTGGGGAGCAGCAGTACTAATGATAGTTGGTATATTAGTAATTGCAATGAATCCGCTTGATTTATTCAGAAAAAAGGAGGTAAGATAG
- a CDS encoding oligosaccharide flippase family protein: MAKSISKNAIFKAMLNLFNIILPILVIPLVTRSVGKELYGYMGYGDSLTAYFLIFASFGIYQYGLREISKVRDDKAKLRQTFTSLFLFASVTNILASAAYMIFVAIFYKNEPYFYTCIVMGFNLVFNLFYVEWVNEALENYDFIAIKTMIVRIVYSALILLFVRKQEDYLFYLYLVIGFNFINNIISFVYVKRKVRFDFSNLEFFRHLKPMFYVVILSNTGVLYTQLDKIMLKDSIGGTTDVGYYYMAQRVTTIVSTLLLTVIQVTMPRLSNYLGNESKGEYLVLLKRVIKIYFLILFPASIGLLCLSKEAIYIFGGPEFLAAVPVMVIFSIHMLSVGVEGVIANQIIYLHGKEKYDAMLVLIGGILNLIFNTTLFLTGTFNMVTAISTTLLANLIVIGLEYRLVKKVIKLDIHLFAYENIKYFYYSLIFIPITFGIKLVIHNILFGCVVEVFACGLIYAGILIFTKDQVFFELADKLLLKFKLKR; the protein is encoded by the coding sequence ATGGCTAAATCTATTTCAAAAAATGCGATATTCAAAGCAATGCTTAACTTATTTAACATAATATTGCCGATTTTGGTAATCCCATTAGTTACTAGATCAGTTGGTAAAGAATTATATGGTTATATGGGATATGGAGATTCTCTAACTGCTTATTTTTTAATATTCGCAAGCTTTGGAATTTACCAGTATGGACTAAGAGAAATAAGTAAAGTTCGTGATGACAAGGCTAAACTTAGACAAACGTTTACGAGCTTGTTTCTTTTTGCAAGTGTTACTAATATCCTAGCTTCAGCTGCATACATGATATTTGTAGCTATTTTTTATAAAAATGAACCATATTTTTATACATGTATAGTTATGGGATTTAATTTGGTATTTAATCTTTTTTACGTGGAATGGGTTAATGAAGCATTAGAAAATTATGATTTCATTGCTATTAAAACAATGATAGTTAGAATAGTATATTCTGCATTGATTTTGCTATTTGTTAGAAAACAAGAAGATTATTTGTTTTATTTATATTTAGTTATAGGATTTAACTTTATAAATAATATAATAAGTTTCGTATACGTAAAAAGAAAAGTAAGGTTTGATTTTTCTAATCTTGAATTTTTTAGACATTTAAAACCTATGTTTTACGTTGTAATTCTTTCTAATACAGGAGTTTTATATACTCAGCTTGATAAGATTATGCTAAAAGACAGTATTGGAGGGACTACCGATGTTGGATATTATTATATGGCTCAGAGGGTAACTACTATAGTAAGTACACTACTATTAACAGTTATCCAAGTTACTATGCCAAGGCTCTCTAACTACTTGGGAAATGAGTCTAAAGGTGAGTATTTGGTCCTACTAAAAAGGGTTATAAAGATATATTTTCTGATTTTATTTCCAGCATCTATAGGTCTTTTGTGCCTTTCTAAAGAGGCTATATATATCTTTGGAGGACCAGAATTTTTAGCAGCAGTTCCGGTTATGGTTATATTTTCAATACATATGTTAAGTGTTGGAGTTGAAGGGGTAATAGCAAATCAAATAATATATCTTCACGGAAAAGAAAAGTATGATGCAATGTTAGTATTAATTGGAGGAATACTTAATTTAATTTTTAATACAACATTATTTCTAACAGGAACATTTAATATGGTTACTGCTATAAGTACAACTCTTTTAGCAAATCTTATTGTAATAGGTTTAGAATATAGGCTGGTTAAGAAAGTTATAAAATTAGATATACATTTGTTCGCTTACGAGAATATAAAGTATTTCTATTATTCTTTGATATTCATTCCTATAACGTTTGGAATAAAGCTTGTTATACATAACATACTTTTTGGATGTGTAGTGGAGGTTTTTGCATGTGGCTTAATATATGCTGGAATTCTTATATTTACTAAGGATCAGGTATTTTTTGAGCTGGCAGACAAATTACTTTTGAAATTCAAGCTTAAAAGATAA
- a CDS encoding TetR/AcrR family transcriptional regulator, with protein sequence MNTREKIISESLNLFSRKGFDAISVRDIAKAVGIKASSLYNHFKNKQDIFDTIIQKYSDLVNKFLNSIKIRDNSDENLPNKTNWLSDEYFFKKSSYIFNFYLEDENMIKFRKLLTIEQCNNSKLSDLYNKIFIDDILDFQADVFSKLISSNVFIKKDPYTLALQFYSPVFLLFYKHENLTDKERRFLENHISEFKDTYIVKG encoded by the coding sequence ATGAATACAAGAGAAAAAATTATATCTGAATCATTAAATCTTTTTTCAAGGAAAGGTTTTGATGCAATATCTGTTAGAGATATCGCCAAAGCAGTTGGCATAAAAGCAAGTTCTCTTTATAATCACTTCAAAAATAAGCAAGATATTTTTGATACTATAATCCAAAAATATTCAGATTTAGTAAATAAATTTTTGAACAGTATAAAAATTAGGGATAATTCTGATGAGAATCTTCCTAATAAAACAAATTGGTTATCTGACGAATACTTTTTCAAAAAAAGTTCATACATTTTTAATTTTTACTTAGAAGACGAGAATATGATTAAATTCAGAAAATTGCTGACAATAGAGCAATGTAACAACTCTAAACTTTCAGATTTATATAATAAGATATTTATTGATGATATATTAGATTTTCAAGCTGACGTATTTTCAAAATTAATAAGTTCAAACGTATTTATAAAAAAAGACCCTTATACATTAGCACTTCAATTCTACTCCCCAGTTTTCTTACTATTTTATAAGCACGAAAACTTAACTGATAAAGAACGTAGATTCTTAGAAAATCATATTTCAGAATTTAAAGACACATATATAGTGAAAGGATGA
- a CDS encoding NAD(P)H-dependent oxidoreductase yields the protein MNVIVIYDNSSETNTYNCVQLLLNALKLNIELKVTEFFLSKDYIYNGRLSYPDIDSKTVNGMEYIINSLDSSDLLIIASPVSKCDISNEMKLFLHRLSCCYLLSSSRSQINDKIGLSMSTT from the coding sequence GTGAATGTAATTGTCATTTATGATAACTCAAGCGAGACAAATACATATAATTGTGTGCAACTCTTGCTAAATGCTCTTAAACTTAATATTGAATTAAAAGTCACGGAATTTTTCTTATCAAAAGATTATATTTACAATGGACGTCTTTCTTATCCCGATATTGATTCAAAAACTGTTAATGGTATGGAGTACATCATAAATTCATTAGATAGCTCTGATTTACTTATAATAGCTTCTCCAGTATCAAAATGTGATATTAGCAATGAAATGAAACTGTTTTTGCACAGACTATCTTGTTGTTACCTATTAAGTAGCTCAAGATCCCAAATAAATGATAAAATAGGATTGTCCATGTCAACAACTTAA
- a CDS encoding IS3 family transposase, with amino-acid sequence MSKKLFSDEEIKSLSKNRYVKSVSKRGITYTDEFKILFIAERSKGKLPIHIFQDAEFDIDVIGNNRIWCASKRWRNAYNESGELGLRDSRKLNSGRPLKRELTVEEIIAKKDAEIAYWKAEAELLKKIELQERQVKNSKLSASSIFVIIQHIILTYNYKNMVSHLCEVALVSRSGYYNYLKSTGKRNRREEKDLELKDIILKAFNHRGYKKGSRSIKMVLENEFNLIINRKCIQRIMRKYNIECPIRKANPYRRMMKATHEHTVVPNILNREFKQDLVGKVLLTDITYLTYGASNRAYLSTIKDASTNEILSYQLSNSLTLDIATETIKKLMKNHKNLLNKDAFIHSDQGVHYTSPRFQKLLKKYKIGQSMSRRGNCWDNAPQESFFGHMKDEIDLKSCSTFEELEASIDNYMEYYNNYRYQWGLKKLAPVQYRNQLIAA; translated from the coding sequence ATGAGTAAAAAATTATTTTCAGATGAAGAAATTAAAAGTTTATCAAAAAATAGATATGTTAAATCTGTAAGTAAACGTGGAATTACATATACAGATGAATTTAAAATATTGTTTATCGCTGAGCGTAGCAAGGGAAAACTACCTATTCATATTTTTCAAGATGCTGAATTTGATATAGATGTTATTGGAAATAATAGAATTTGGTGTGCAAGTAAAAGATGGCGTAATGCTTATAATGAATCAGGAGAGCTTGGTCTAAGAGATTCTAGAAAATTAAACAGTGGTCGTCCACTTAAACGTGAACTAACCGTTGAAGAAATAATAGCCAAAAAGGATGCAGAAATTGCTTATTGGAAAGCTGAGGCAGAACTATTAAAAAAAATCGAGCTGCAAGAAAGGCAGGTGAAAAATAGTAAACTAAGTGCATCATCAATCTTTGTAATAATACAACATATAATTTTGACATATAACTATAAAAATATGGTTTCACATTTATGCGAAGTAGCTTTAGTATCTAGATCAGGCTATTATAATTATTTAAAATCAACAGGCAAACGTAATCGTAGAGAAGAAAAGGATTTAGAATTGAAGGATATCATTCTTAAAGCATTTAATCATAGGGGCTACAAGAAAGGTTCTCGTTCTATAAAAATGGTGTTAGAGAATGAATTTAATCTTATAATAAATCGAAAATGTATACAACGAATCATGAGAAAATATAATATTGAGTGCCCAATTAGAAAAGCTAACCCTTATCGTAGAATGATGAAAGCTACTCATGAGCATACTGTTGTACCTAATATTTTAAATAGAGAATTCAAGCAAGATTTGGTCGGAAAAGTTTTATTAACAGATATAACTTATTTAACATATGGAGCATCCAATAGGGCTTATTTGTCAACTATTAAAGATGCTTCAACAAATGAAATTCTTTCATATCAGCTTTCCAATAGCCTTACATTAGATATAGCTACCGAAACTATTAAAAAGTTGATGAAAAATCACAAAAATTTACTAAATAAAGATGCCTTTATTCATTCGGATCAAGGAGTTCATTATACTAGTCCTAGATTTCAAAAACTTCTTAAAAAATATAAAATTGGTCAGTCTATGTCTAGGCGCGGAAATTGTTGGGATAATGCCCCGCAGGAATCATTTTTTGGTCATATGAAAGATGAAATTGACTTAAAAAGTTGTTCAACATTTGAAGAATTAGAAGCTTCAATTGATAACTATATGGAGTATTATAATAATTATAGATATCAGTGGGGACTTAAAAAGCTGGCTCCTGTACAATACAGAAACCAGCTCATAGCTGCCTAG
- a CDS encoding sugar phosphate nucleotidyltransferase, with the protein MRAILMAAGMGTRLRPLTENTPKSLIEVNGMSLLERQIINLKEIGINEIIVLTGYLHEKFDDIVKKYNLIKVVNDKYDIYNNIYTMYLVRQYLRDAFVIDADNYITRNFLPKSKPKTSLYYSACKENIIGEWILKYDEDGRIHSVEIGKEGDKPDFIMSGASFWTAKDGEFISNKVEEAINKGDFRDLYWDSIAVDNLKDMEVHIKKIQSNDIFEIDSLEDLAYLKNALKL; encoded by the coding sequence ATGAGAGCAATTTTAATGGCAGCGGGCATGGGAACAAGATTAAGACCATTAACTGAAAATACTCCAAAATCTTTAATAGAAGTCAATGGGATGTCTTTACTTGAAAGACAAATAATAAATTTAAAGGAGATTGGGATTAACGAGATTATAGTATTAACTGGATATCTCCATGAAAAGTTTGATGATATAGTTAAGAAATATAATTTAATCAAAGTGGTTAATGATAAATACGATATCTATAATAATATATATACTATGTATTTAGTTAGGCAATACCTTAGGGATGCATTTGTAATTGATGCAGATAACTATATTACAAGGAACTTCTTACCTAAAAGTAAACCAAAAACATCATTATATTATTCAGCTTGTAAAGAAAATATAATAGGTGAGTGGATTTTGAAATATGATGAAGATGGCAGAATACATAGTGTTGAAATTGGAAAAGAAGGAGATAAACCTGATTTTATAATGTCAGGAGCATCTTTTTGGACTGCTAAAGATGGCGAATTTATTTCTAATAAAGTTGAAGAAGCAATAAACAAAGGGGACTTTAGAGATTTATATTGGGATAGTATTGCTGTAGATAATCTTAAGGACATGGAAGTGCATATCAAAAAGATACAATCAAATGATATATTTGAAATAGATTCATTGGAGGATCTAGCATATCTGAAAAACGCACTTAAATTATAA
- a CDS encoding winged helix-turn-helix transcriptional regulator yields MLEDRIEILKTLNDNFNINQRELAKRTNISLGKVNAVLKEFTMDGFIDRITNNRGTLYKVTEKGMKFLEENIASAKSTRLKIHEEEKKIVKQAVILAAGKAEEFGKPVGMLDIEDFRLIDRTLNILKENGITKTVIVTGYESQYYEEAFKNSKNIILVKSDTYKWTGTMHSLSLAKDYIDDDFLLIENDLIFEKRAIKELAESPNRDCILFTNESGSGDEAFVEIRDNHLFKMSKDIHQFNRIDGEMIGLTKISHKLYTMMLEEFKGNVNPYLNYEYVLLDVARNYNIGFVKIDDLAWGDADSSKEYEKIKNYLYPTIRRRELSYEISNIKAIVRESLKVTDEDITEIEPAGGMTNKNYKICVKGDRYILRVAGVGTEQMINRNTEMFNSAIASEKGYNVEVPYFNLETGVKISKFIENAETLTHRSIKKEENLKQVTAILRDLHECTDFHMDNEFSMFRELEKYEGILTKDNGNFFEDYAEVREKVMALEEELNRCNRVYVPSHNDLVSENFVKDTAGRIYLIDWEYSGINDDMWDLAALSLENEFSEDDIELMFRLYFKGKDADKDSRRRLLIHQICQDFLWAVWTLIKEAEGDDFGTYGLDRYNRAKEYLNKL; encoded by the coding sequence ATGTTAGAAGATAGGATAGAAATTTTAAAAACGCTGAATGATAATTTTAATATTAATCAAAGAGAATTGGCTAAAAGAACTAATATATCCCTTGGGAAGGTTAATGCAGTTTTAAAAGAATTTACCATGGATGGATTTATTGACAGAATAACAAATAATAGAGGAACTTTATATAAAGTAACTGAAAAGGGCATGAAGTTTTTAGAAGAAAATATTGCTTCTGCAAAAAGTACTAGATTAAAGATTCATGAAGAAGAGAAAAAAATAGTTAAACAAGCTGTAATACTTGCAGCAGGTAAGGCAGAGGAATTTGGGAAACCTGTAGGAATGTTGGATATTGAAGACTTTAGGCTTATTGATAGAACTCTAAACATTTTAAAAGAAAATGGAATAACTAAGACCGTTATAGTAACAGGATATGAAAGTCAGTACTATGAAGAAGCTTTTAAAAATAGTAAAAATATAATATTAGTAAAGAGCGATACTTATAAGTGGACAGGAACAATGCATTCATTATCTTTAGCTAAAGATTATATAGATGATGATTTTTTACTTATTGAAAATGATTTGATTTTCGAAAAAAGAGCTATTAAGGAATTAGCAGAAAGTCCAAATCGTGATTGTATTCTTTTTACAAATGAAAGTGGATCAGGTGATGAAGCATTTGTTGAAATAAGGGATAATCATTTATTTAAAATGTCTAAAGATATTCATCAATTTAATAGAATTGATGGAGAAATGATAGGACTTACTAAGATATCACATAAATTATATACAATGATGCTTGAAGAATTTAAAGGGAATGTAAATCCGTATTTAAATTATGAATATGTACTTTTAGATGTTGCTAGAAATTATAATATTGGTTTTGTTAAAATAGATGATCTTGCATGGGGGGATGCAGATAGTTCTAAGGAATATGAAAAAATCAAGAATTATCTTTATCCAACTATAAGAAGAAGAGAGCTAAGTTATGAGATAAGTAACATAAAAGCTATTGTTAGAGAATCATTAAAAGTAACAGATGAAGATATTACAGAAATTGAGCCAGCAGGTGGTATGACAAACAAAAATTATAAAATATGTGTTAAAGGTGATAGATACATATTAAGAGTCGCAGGTGTTGGAACGGAACAAATGATTAATAGAAACACAGAAATGTTTAATTCGGCGATTGCTTCTGAGAAAGGCTATAATGTAGAAGTACCTTATTTCAATCTTGAAACTGGAGTTAAAATATCTAAGTTTATAGAAAATGCTGAAACTTTAACTCATAGAAGTATTAAGAAAGAAGAAAACTTAAAGCAAGTTACAGCTATATTAAGAGACTTGCATGAATGTACTGATTTTCATATGGATAATGAGTTCAGTATGTTTAGGGAACTTGAAAAATATGAAGGGATTTTAACAAAAGATAATGGAAACTTTTTTGAGGATTATGCTGAAGTAAGAGAAAAGGTTATGGCTCTTGAAGAAGAATTAAATAGATGCAACAGAGTCTATGTACCATCTCATAATGATTTGGTTTCGGAAAACTTTGTTAAGGATACTGCAGGCAGAATTTATTTAATCGACTGGGAATACAGTGGGATCAACGATGATATGTGGGATTTGGCAGCTCTTTCTTTAGAAAATGAATTTTCAGAAGATGATATAGAGTTAATGTTTAGACTATATTTTAAAGGAAAAGATGCTGATAAAGATTCAAGAAGAAGATTATTAATTCATCAAATATGCCAAGATTTCTTATGGGCTGTTTGGACACTAATTAAGGAAGCAGAAGGAGACGATTTTGGTACTTATGGATTAGATAGATATAATAGAGCTAAGGAATATTTAAATAAACTTTAA
- a CDS encoding cadherin-like beta sandwich domain-containing protein, with product MMSKIKKRFIALIVVFTSIISLIPLGFNSEVAKADDIPAEATASRVNLDGTMTPLPSRIDSTTQEEIHTANSLEDNFDISLKNIQKTQAELIQQAKDSKSSITGVTKQEIVVKAINEAILINDDGTANTDGQNAVAGMGITLSYSNSTGNGGPTPVENDSERIGVKITGLPAGVNKIKYSVKITTLSIIYKETKNSDGTVTQDATPDPAGEKTVTKYEKTITIENGKDYATNQISEMTFKAYVGDADAFNDKDEILDATKNENNTVPFLYSTTVTPDPNMKLRYNFDVPDSLSALKYIMTFGDMINLDKGVELYKNGIRAVDGSFSLNGQKLSGDLSNRSKSDLIVIKVNSVTNDSSSTVKIAKAYAVEIRYNKLDAEKDYSLKNAGITKLDFNDDDDVKAYIGKAFTVTKTTSGFSEYKGKIYVDSRAGMISINPTLIRSQSSNNVAYTVTNNYKDSSGKTKTEQSQLKNGKQYVNFDTSSDYNQIQIDAYEGKDGNITNSSQILARYLLDVVVINNDNNFTMNLEFSKTTDSNSDVVLTQPGVTKANNGEVSFTLSRRSYDLYYGSPNANSVIVSFTGHQSDKHEYIKVFFADDVNSTNLEEATESVNNLPDKDLLRSTSLNVNIAHSRKKMVVQAYYDKVEIKKDENGQDVKVKTGTYTVGDSYVFYLPENFTGEVTPDPGASSSNASLNSLKISGYTLTDSDGNSGFSSDKLDYTTTVAKEDTTEKITAIAQDDNVKSIIASINGSDATYDLTSGESNEIPLNTNGNTTITIVVTAQDGKTSKTYSIVIKNNSKGSNANLKNVILSQGDYTFDPKEDITKVRVDQNVSKINVTPIAEDSKSTISVNGEEYSDSAISVSLKGAQKTEIDIEVISEDGKETKTYTLEVYRVDSSDWNNDDNNNDSSSDDDQFYDDYNDCWVDLTKYDEWGTVNGKPVYFDKKSRQVKNAWVSTGGKYYYLNNLGYRASGWKVDDKTGQTYYLDPTNGEMRKGWMNLNNSWYYLGLNGVMKKGWLNLNRKWYYFTPNGQMVVNQSMYIDDGVYKFGQDGAMY from the coding sequence ATGATGAGCAAGATTAAAAAAAGGTTTATAGCGCTAATAGTGGTATTTACAAGTATAATATCACTTATACCACTTGGATTTAATTCAGAAGTGGCAAAAGCGGATGATATACCTGCAGAAGCTACAGCTAGCAGAGTAAATTTAGATGGAACTATGACACCTCTTCCAAGTAGAATAGATAGCACTACTCAAGAAGAGATACATACTGCTAATTCTCTTGAGGATAATTTTGATATATCTCTTAAAAATATTCAAAAGACTCAAGCTGAATTGATACAGCAGGCGAAAGATTCAAAATCATCAATTACTGGAGTAACAAAGCAGGAAATAGTTGTTAAGGCTATAAATGAAGCTATACTAATCAATGATGATGGGACTGCCAATACAGACGGACAAAATGCTGTGGCAGGGATGGGAATAACTTTAAGTTATAGTAACAGTACTGGAAATGGTGGGCCGACTCCTGTAGAAAATGATTCAGAAAGAATAGGAGTAAAGATAACAGGTTTACCAGCAGGTGTTAATAAAATTAAATATTCAGTTAAAATAACAACTTTGTCAATAATATATAAAGAAACTAAAAATTCTGACGGAACTGTAACACAAGATGCAACTCCGGATCCAGCTGGAGAAAAGACAGTTACAAAATATGAAAAAACAATAACAATAGAGAATGGTAAGGATTATGCAACTAACCAAATAAGTGAAATGACATTTAAAGCTTATGTTGGTGATGCAGATGCATTTAATGATAAAGATGAGATTTTAGATGCCACAAAAAATGAAAATAATACAGTGCCATTTTTATATTCGACTACGGTGACACCAGATCCTAATATGAAATTAAGATATAATTTTGATGTGCCAGATTCACTTTCAGCATTAAAATATATCATGACTTTTGGAGATATGATTAATTTAGATAAAGGTGTTGAATTATATAAAAATGGTATACGTGCTGTTGATGGAAGTTTCAGTCTTAATGGACAGAAATTATCTGGAGATTTATCAAATCGAAGTAAGTCAGATTTAATAGTAATTAAGGTAAACTCAGTTACTAATGACAGTAGCTCTACTGTAAAGATAGCGAAGGCATATGCAGTAGAAATTAGATACAATAAATTAGATGCAGAGAAAGATTATAGCTTAAAAAATGCAGGTATAACAAAGCTTGATTTTAATGACGATGATGATGTTAAAGCGTATATTGGAAAGGCATTTACTGTCACAAAAACTACGTCTGGTTTTTCGGAATATAAAGGAAAAATATACGTAGATTCAAGGGCAGGAATGATAAGTATAAATCCTACGTTAATAAGATCTCAATCCAGTAACAATGTAGCATATACTGTGACTAATAATTATAAAGATTCATCAGGGAAGACTAAAACTGAACAGTCGCAGCTCAAAAATGGAAAACAATATGTTAATTTTGATACGAGCTCAGATTATAATCAGATACAGATAGATGCCTATGAGGGCAAAGATGGAAATATAACCAATTCATCACAGATATTAGCGAGATATCTATTAGATGTCGTTGTTATAAATAATGATAATAACTTTACAATGAATTTAGAATTTAGTAAAACTACAGATAGTAATAGTGATGTGGTGTTAACACAACCAGGAGTAACTAAAGCGAATAATGGGGAAGTTAGTTTTACTTTATCTAGGCGTAGTTATGATTTGTATTATGGGTCGCCTAATGCAAATTCAGTTATAGTTTCTTTTACAGGTCATCAAAGTGATAAGCATGAATATATAAAAGTATTTTTTGCGGATGATGTAAATAGTACTAATCTTGAGGAGGCCACTGAATCAGTAAATAATTTGCCTGATAAGGATCTTTTAAGAAGTACTAGCCTTAATGTTAATATTGCTCATAGTAGAAAGAAAATGGTTGTTCAAGCATATTATGATAAGGTTGAAATAAAGAAAGATGAGAATGGTCAGGATGTAAAAGTCAAAACTGGTACGTATACTGTAGGCGATAGTTATGTGTTTTATCTTCCGGAAAATTTTACAGGTGAAGTGACACCAGATCCAGGAGCAAGTTCAAGCAATGCTTCATTAAATTCATTAAAAATTTCAGGATATACTTTAACTGATAGTGATGGGAATTCAGGATTTTCAAGTGATAAATTAGATTATACAACTACTGTGGCAAAAGAAGATACAACTGAAAAGATAACAGCAATAGCCCAAGATGATAATGTTAAGTCAATTATTGCAAGTATTAATGGAAGTGATGCAACTTATGATTTAACTTCTGGAGAATCAAATGAAATTCCTTTAAATACAAATGGGAATACAACTATAACCATAGTTGTAACAGCACAAGATGGGAAAACTAGTAAAACATATAGCATTGTAATTAAGAACAATTCAAAAGGTAGTAATGCGAATTTGAAAAATGTTATTCTTAGCCAAGGAGACTATACATTTGATCCTAAAGAAGATATAACTAAAGTTCGAGTTGATCAAAATGTATCTAAGATTAATGTAACTCCAATAGCAGAAGATTCCAAATCAACAATTAGTGTTAATGGAGAGGAATATTCAGATTCTGCAATAAGTGTTAGCCTTAAAGGAGCTCAGAAAACGGAGATCGATATAGAGGTTATATCTGAAGATGGCAAGGAGACTAAAACTTATACTTTAGAAGTTTATAGGGTTGACTCTTCTGATTGGAATAACGATGATAATAATAATGATAGTAGCAGTGATGATGATCAATTTTATGATGATTACAATGATTGTTGGGTAGATTTAACTAAGTATGATGAATGGGGAACAGTAAATGGGAAACCAGTATACTTTGATAAAAAAAGCAGACAAGTTAAAAATGCATGGGTATCTACTGGCGGAAAGTACTACTACCTAAATAATTTAGGATACAGAGCATCAGGTTGGAAGGTTGATGATAAGACTGGTCAAACATATTACCTAGATCCAACAAACGGAGAGATGAGAAAAGGATGGATGAATTTAAATAATAGCTGGTATTACTTGGGGTTAAATGGAGTAATGAAAAAAGGCTGGTTAAATTTAAATAGAAAATGGTATTACTTTACTCCTAATGGACAAATGGTTGTGAATCAAAGTATGTATATTGATGATGGTGTATATAAATTTGGACAGGATGGAGCTATGTACTAA